TTTCTCAATTTATGCAATTTCAAGAACCAAATAGAATTCTAACTTCTTCCAGAAAGTCTATAATAGGTAGTTGTCGTGCATCAACAAGGCAACcattaatatattcaactaTATTTGAAGTCATCATTCTTCCCCGGTTCATTGGTGCATGAGACCTAGACCATCTTTCATACCTAACATCTTGAAGATATTTCTTTACTCTGCCatctatttttttcaatttagccatcaaatttttgaaattctcTTTTCTATAATCGTTTGTCATTGAGTAAAACAGATTAATTAGAATGGACCTGCTTCTCCTAAAGTTTGAACAAACATTTTTCCAGAGGTTCCATATGCACACAAAATGAAGAACATTTGGATAAACAATACTTATACTCTTCTTATGTTTTCGTTTCCGTAGATACAACACacattttctctctcttacCAAATGTATTATTAAACTGTTGAAAGAaggcaaaagtattcattaccccCTGTACTTGAAGTTTTTTATTCAAtgtacacctaaactttattttgtttcagttACCTCCCTGAACTTGTTTATTCATCCAATACGTACACCTTTTCTGTCCACTCACTACGATCGTGTCTACACGCGCACGACACCTGGATAAATATTTTGCcacctagataaatatttttccacctagataaatattttgtcacCTAGATAATACCAACATTCACAATTCACAAATCAAACTCTCTCTTATATGACTTGCTCTTGTTTGCTCTTGCTTTTATTCCAATATAATCTACTTTCCTGCGTTCCACCGGAAAGGTCATCTGAATGTCAACTAAAGAACTCTACCGGAGAATTCAGCGTTTCTACAGTTTTCAACCCAAAATGACGAGTCGCTTTCATCGCCTAATGCACACAATATTCGACGAAGAAAACTGCGCGTTGGAAGTGCAGACCCTTCTCAAGAATAAAACAGATAAATCAGTGAGTGAAATTTTTCAATCTCTAAGTAATTGCAATTTCACATTATCTGAAGATTTCATTCTAAACGTGCTTAAACGGCACCGTTCTTATTGGAAACCAACTTTTATCTTGTTCAAATGGATATTAGCAGGTGAAAATCCATGTAGGTATTCACCAAATACTGAATTATTCAAGGAAATTCTCGATATTCTTGGTCGTATGAAACGTTTTGATGAACTCAACCAAGTGCTCGACGAAATGTCGAAGAGAGGAAATTtggttagtgaaaaaacttatgGTATTGTGATTAATAGATATGCTGTAGCTCATAGAGTTGAAGATGCAAAAGAGTTTTTCTATAAGAGGAAAAAATTTGGTTTGGAACTTGATCTAATTGCTTTTCAAACTCTTCTTGTGTGTTTATGCCGATACAAACATGTTGAAGATGCTGAATTCTTGTTCTATAATAAGATAATTGAGTTTAAGGATAATATTAAAACTcagaatattattttgaatggATGGTGTGTTTTGGGGAATTCACAAGAGGCGAAGAGGTTTTGGAATGATATTGTGACTTCAAAATGTAAGCCGGATAAATTTACATATGGGATATTCAtcaaattattatgtaaatCAGGGAAAATAAGCAGGGCGGTAGAGTTGTTCCAGACAATGTGGGAAAAAGGGTGTGTTGCAATTTGTAATTGCATTATTGATGGATTGTGTTTCAAGAAGAGGATTCCCGAAGCCCTtgagaaaaatctgaaatttgaaaagGGAGAAGGgataaagaagaataaatatctagataatagagagagaaaaattcttaaaataagccaaatattaaagaaaaaatatatcgtTGGgagtatgttttcttttatgatttttcaattttggaGTTGTCGCACCACTAACAAATCTCTCAATGGACATTTATGTTCACTATTAAAGCATCTCACTTTGAATTTCTCTGAATTTTTTCTAACAGAGGTCTTCATTCCCAACAACAATCATCTGAATAACAAACTAATATGTAGTTGCAATTACATCATATATATTTGTTCTTTGATCAGATTTAATGTACTAATacataagtaaaaataaaagaacagcacaaaatacattttattacaaataattttatttaaatagtaTTGTGCAcacatattattatataatgcaGTTTAATGAGGACAtattcattcatattcatatacaaatTTGTTAACTAATTCAAAATCCACTAGATATTCTTATTTCACTTTCCAAATTTAATTGACACTTTAATAAATAGAAGTATCCCAATATGATGCTTTATTTTATACACtgatcacaatattcatatcaaTCATTCTTCCTCTACTATTCTTAATTTTTACATTAATAACCAGAAAAAAATCAAACGAACATGATACCTTACACATAGGATTGCACctaacatatattattagtgTATCATAGTCAAcatattaagaaatatattataagaaatGAAGAACATTATCAGATAATTGTATCACATACCTTTTGTTATCAGAtcttttaacattaaaattgaagttattctttattttgtattttatcatTACAGCCTTTAGAGTTGTCTTATCCTTGTACATTTGCTTCACTCCACAACTAAAATATTTGTATctgatatataatttttcacctCCATTTCTGGTATGTAATATGAATCACCAATTTTTTATTCAACAATGCTTAGAGCATTTGCATCGCTTTTTCCACCCTCAACACACACGATTGCACCAGTTGTTTTTGCATCGAAGTTTTGTATCTCGTCATCATTTTTATCTGATGTATCAATGCAGAGAGGATACATACCGAATTCCACCTcatgtttcttaatttttatgtacAATTTCACCATTATATCATTCCAAATACACAATGGAGACAAATCACCTTCAACAACGTATCTGATAtcgatgttttttttttcaattcatcaATACCCGATTCAGCTGcaaattgctgaaataaaattcatgaacGAAATTTTTTTC
This window of the Solanum pennellii chromosome 2, SPENNV200 genome carries:
- the LOC107009745 gene encoding putative pentatricopeptide repeat-containing protein At3g15200, with the translated sequence MSTKELYRRIQRFYSFQPKMTSRFHRLMHTIFDEENCALEVQTLLKNKTDKSVSEIFQSLSNCNFTLSEDFILNVLKRHRSYWKPTFILFKWILAGENPCRYSPNTELFKEILDILGRMKRFDELNQVLDEMSKRGNLVSEKTYGIVINRYAVAHRVEDAKEFFYKRKKFGLELDLIAFQTLLVCLCRYKHVEDAEFLFYNKIIEFKDNIKTQNIILNGWCVLGNSQEAKRFWNDIVTSKCKPDKFTYGIFIKLLCKSGKISRAVELFQTMWEKGCVAICNCIIDGLCFKKRIPEALEKNLKFEKGEGIKK